A stretch of DNA from Fibrobacter sp. UWEL:
GTGCATGGGGTATTAGCTGCATTTTAAAGTACACCTTGTCACTTTTTTGTTGAAGGTTGTAAAAGTGTTGAATTGATAATTTGCTTTTGGGCTTTAGCTCGTTACGAGTTCGATTGGGTCTAAATGCAGGATGGTTCTTTCTGGTTACCACGGTTTCTGCAAGATAATTCATAAATTTTTCGTCAACTTGAACTTCAATTTGGACGCAGATTTCGCCAGTAGTTGCCTTGAATCCGCTCCAAATAGCTCTATGCTTAAAAGCAAGTCTAACGGCTTTTCCGAGTTTCATGGTCTCGTGTGACGAACTTGTTGTTTGCGTTGCGTTTGAAACGTCGTTCCAAATGTTTATTGCGCATGAGCACTTGTATATTAGCCATCCTATGAAGATTCCGATAATAGTTACGGGTATTGGATAATCCGTGATGGAGACACAATAGAGAAAAAGGGGAATGTAAAAGAGGTAGGCGGAAATCGCAAAAAATATTGCAGATGCGTGTAAATACATAATTCCTCCTAATCTTTTACGCAGCGTACCGAACGATTGCGGTCTGTGTCGCAACGATCTAATGAAATGTGGTCGTATTCCCGATAAGGCGAACTTCCCAAGTACATGCATTGAACATCATGGCCGTTGCGGGCTTTGTCTTTGCTCCAGAAGAATGTCGATTCCCCGAGATCTCGGAAGTCGAAATCATATTTGTCTTTTTTCAATAAAGCATCAAGTCCGGTCCTTTTCGTTTTTGAGCCACTTCCTGCGGGTTTTGCGCTAAATCCGTATTCGTTGCTTCCCTTTGTATATTTCCATGACTTGTCGTCAATGATTCCTTTTTTGGTATCTTTCCCATGAACGGTTTCGTAAAGGTCGTTGAATTCGTCCATAGAGGGTAAGTGTGTCCCTGCTGGGCATACTGTTAAGGCTTCTTCATGGTCGTAAAGCCTGCCGTATTTCTTGCAATTTGCTTCGCTATTGTCGTAACATAGGCTGTTTGCTGTGGGGTAATTTAAATTTTGGGCCATCCAAGTGTGCTTGCCGATTTTTACGGCTTTGTAGGCTTGATTGTCGCGACTGTCGATAATGTCTGGCATTTGCTGTAAAACTTTTTTCTTGTCGTTTTTTGAAATCTGAAATTCATTTATAGGGCTGGTTAGCTCCTTGGTGATATTTATGGACTTGATTTTCTTTGCATGAAGATTCTTTCTGCATGTGAATTTGTTGTCAAAGGTGTACTTGCCGCAGAGATCTTTTTGTTGGGAATTCTCAAAACCATATTGGTAGTAGAAACACGCGGGGGAGTCATCGGAAATATTTAGAAAATACTGACCCTTTTTTATGGATGGTGCCGAAATCTCCATCTTCAGTTCTCCGTTACGTACATAGACTGATTCTGCTTTGAAGGTGATTATTCCGGAGCGGCGGAGCCGCCAGTCCGGAAAAATGGGAGCCATCATTCCGGACCTGTGGAGCCACCTGTTTATAGCTCATTTGTTTGGTCAAATACAGTATGTTGGGACCGCGCGGGATTTTATAAGCCTATTCGCGCGAGCCGCCTGCCTACAATCAGTTTAAAGGCACACGCAATGCTTTGAATGACCAACATCTAGTTTTATCCTGCCATAAGCTTTCCTTGCTAATAGCTATGGCTCTCTTTCTCCGGAACACTGGCTCTCTGACACCGGACTGATGGCTCAAAGTATTCCGGAATAATCAGAAGGAAATATTTTCCTTTTCGTTCAAAAGTTCCAGATGAAGGTACATCTCTTCCGGCATGTTGGTCCTGATGGAAATTGCGATGGAATTGTCCTTTGTGACTTTTATGGAAGGCTCAAAGAAGATATCAAATGGGTCGTTTTTGATTGTCTTTCCGTTGATTATTTTTTGCGCTTTTGCTTTGATTTCTGTTGGGGTCAGTCGGTTTTCTTGACACCGGTCATGGTAATAAGCGGTGTAAGCCTGTATGGGAGAAATCTTTGCTTGTTGCGCAATTTCCTTTAACGCCATACTCCAGGCTTTGTCGGTACCAAAACGTTCTTCGTAGTATCTAACGCGTTCTTCTAGCTGGTCGCCAATTTTTTCACCAAAGCTTTTTTCGTTGACATTTACTGTACCGGAAACTTCGGCGTCGATAGCTCCGTAATTTACGTGCACTGCGGCAGAATTATCTCCTCTTCCAAAGGAAAGGGAAATTAGTGTGCATAGCAATATGATGAATGCTTGAAACATGTTGCAACCTCGTCCTGATTAAATATAATTTCAGAACTAGGACATAAAATGACAAAAACGTGGCTACACCTACTTCTTGAATAAGTCCGAATGGGAACCTGTTCTGACCTGGTTTAGCAGGTTAATATCCATGTGGCGTTTGATGGCGAGCTTTAAGTCTTTTTTGAACTGGTTCGTAGCGACGATGTTACGCATCTGATTGCACCTCGCTGAGCAGTTCCTGGAAATTGGAGTAGACTTTTTTGTTTGGGTCTTGCTCCAACTGCTTTGCTTCGGCGAGTGCTTGCGGTGTTGCTGTGTTGGGGCGCTGGCGCTTGATTTCCATGGGCAAACCTTCGTGGATCAGGCACTGGCGCAGGAACATGTTTACCGCATCGGAAATGGTAATGCCCAAGTCCTTGAACAGTTCGTCGCACTTCGCCTTGACATCGGCGTCAGTACGGATCTGTAGAACTGCATTTGCCAAAATAAACCTCTTATGCGGTACGTTGTGATTACAATGTAATTTAAAATTGTTCAAAAGTCAACTCCTTTAGACATGATAGGACTGTTTTCCGTCATTTTTGATGAAAATGTTATGGTTTGTGTCATGGGAATGGTGTGTATCCCATGACCCAAATTATTTATTTTATCACCATGTACTTAATTCCTCTTGTCCGCTTTATCTGATTAGCCTTGAAGGCTGATTTTTGGACTCTTTTTTCTCCTCTCGTAACGTTCACCGCGTGCTGGGTGTAATTATTACTTTGTTACATTTGGTCTGTTTGGTGGAACAGGATGCCTTGGAAGGGCTGGAGAACTTAGTTTTATGAAGCAGGATTTTAGTGCTAAGAATGCAAGAACGAGAATGTTCTTGGTTTATGTAGTCACCTTGATTCTAACATTTCTGGCGTTGGTCTTTATCTTGACCATTACTTTCCAGTCTTTTAGCAATATGGCGAAGGAAGACTTGCTTAAGATTGGAAATAAATCTGTTGCGGAAACGGCAGAGCGATTGAATAATTATGTGGTAAATGCAAGGCGCACTCTGGAGACTACCACCCAGAACGTAGAATACCTCATGGATCGCAAGTCTTCGGTCAAGGAACTGGAATCCTTGATCAGGTATCAATCGGAAAAGTACAAGGCGAATATCGATACGTCCTTTACCGGCCTGTATGGCTATATCAATGAAACCTACATTGATGGCGTGGGCTGGGTTCCTGATTCGGACTACGAACCTACGAAACGTCCTTGGTTCCAGGACGCATTTAGGGCTCGAGGCGAAGTTGCCGTGGGTGCTCCTTATCTGGATTCTCAGACGGGACGCTTGGTTCTTTCCTTGAGCCAGCGACTTTCGGATAAGCATAGCGTCATTGCCATTGACATGTTCATGGATGAGTTGGAGACCTACGTGTCTTCAAAAACTACGGATGGTCTTGACTTTGTTCTGGTTGTGGATCCGGACGGCTCCGTTGTGGCTCACTCGGATTCAACGCAGCTGATGAAGAACTATCTGTCTCCTGAATACAGCGGAACGGATAATGAAAATTTGGTTCGCCAATTGTTGCTTGCCCATGAACAGGTTTTTGAGTTTGTCTCATCTACAGGCGAAAAGAGAATTGTATTCAGCTCTATTTCCAACGAAAATTGGTATGTGGCCATGGTGGTGGACGAGGAAAAATTCTACGAAGCTGTCCATGCTACCATGAAACGGAATATCTTTATTTCGTTAATCATCTTCGTTATTCTATTTGTATTCAGTACCTCCAGCTATCGTAATCGCGTGAGGGCTCTGAATTCCAGCCGCGCCAAGAGCACTTTCCTTGCCAACATGAGCCACGAAATCAGAACTCCGATCAATGGCATTATCGGCATGAACACTATTTTGATGCGTGAATGCGGTGATCCCAATATTCGTGAGTATTCCCAAAATATTCAAAGTGCAAGCCATGCCTTGCTGGCCTTGGTAAACGACATCCTGGATATTTCCAAGATTGAATCTGGAAAGATGCAGTTGGTGAATGCGCGCTATGAATTGTTCTCGGTGCTGAATGATTGCTACAGCATTGCAAGCCCCAGAGCGAAAGCCAAGAGCTTGGATTTTGAAATAAAGGTGGATCCGAACATTCCTTCTGTACTGTTTGGGGATGAAGTTCGTTTGCGCCAGATCATGAATAATCTGCTCTCTAATGCCATTAAGTATACGGAAAAGGGAAAGATAACCTTTGAGGTCGGCTACAAGGAACTTTCAGTATCCAAAAAATCTCCGTCGGCCTCTGTTGAAATTTGTGTGAAGGTTACTGATACGGGCATTGGCATCAAGGAAGAAGATTTCAAGAAACTGTTTAACACCTTCCAGCGTCTAGACGAAAACCGCAATAGAAACATTGAGGGCTCTGGCCTTGGCCTCAATCTGGTGAAAACCCTTGTGGATATGATGGGCGGCGAACTTAAGGTCGATAGCGTTTATGGCGAAGGCTCTACGTTTGAATTTACGGTTCTACAGACGGTGTTGTTGCATGAGCCGATTGGAAAGTTTGAAGATCGCTATAAGTCCTATGTGGCTCTTGGCGAAGAAGTTGACCTGAAGTTCCTCGCTCCCGATGCAAAAATTCTTGTGGTAGACGATGTGGATATGAACTTGAAGGTGGCCAGAGGGTTGCTGAAGGTGACGAAGGCGCAGGTTGATTCTGCCATGTCTGGCCGTGTTGCGCTAGATTTAGCTCGGGATAGAACTTATGATTTAATCCTGCTGGACCACATGATGCCCGAAATGGATGGTGTGGAAACGTTCCATAAGTTGCGGGAAATGCCTCAGTATGCTGATGGGAAGATTCCTGTCATCATGCTTACCGCCAACGCCGTGATGGGCGCGAAGGAAATGTACCTGAAGGAAGGCTTTAGCGATTACGTGACGAAGCCTATTCGCGAAGGCCAGCTGTTGAGCGTGCTGAAGAAGTATTTGCCCGCTGATCTCGTTCTTCCGTATAGCGAAGAAAAGGTTGCCGCTCTGGATGCCCCGAAGCCACTTCTTGCCGAAAATCCCAACGTACCCTTGATGGAAAAGTTGAAGTTCCTGGATGCGGCTGTGGGCATGGGCTATTGCATGAATGACGAAGCCTTCTATCGCGAAATGCTTGAGGAATATTCCGGCTGTAATCACCTGGATGAAATAGAAAAACTCTTTGAGGCAAAGGATTACGCAAACTATCGCGTTGCGGTACATGCCCTCAAGAGTACTTCATTGACCATTGGCGCTAAAATTCTGTCGGAAATGGCCAAGGCCCTTGAATTTGCCTGCAAGGATAATGACTTTGACTTTGTGGAAAAGAATCATCGTCAGTGCATGGACTTGTACAAGGAAACCGTGGACCATATTAAGATTGCGATTTCTTAGAACAGTTGGCGAATAAATCGCCTAGAAGCTAATTCGTGAAGGTGATGCGGTAACGTTCTGCTCCCTTCACTTTTTTACCTAGAGCATTGAAATGCTGCTTCCCGCGGAGGTTGATACGAGCGGTTTCCGGACGATTGATCCGGAGGGTCGCTTCACAGCTGGAAGATGACTCCACGACTTCGCTGCTAGAAGAAATTTCCGTCACTTGACTGCTGGATGAGGCGACGCTACTCGACGAACTTGACTTCGCGCTGCTGCTAGAGGACTGCGCGGTTGCGGCGTATTCGTAAGGTCCCAAATCAGGGGCCTTGCCGGAGTATTCGTATCCGATGTTTGTTCCCTTATCGATAAGCTTACTGCTGCTAGCTAGCTTAAAGAGATTGCCTGTGCTGAGGTTGCCCTGGGCGTCGCGGCCGCGGGCAAGGCTGGTATCTAGACTCAAAAAGTCGGAGTTGGCCACAGAAATGGAAAGGTCCCAAGCGTTGGTCGTCTGTTCGCTCCCGCTGGTAAAGGAGTCTGCCGATTTTCCCTTGTAGGAAACGTTGTTACGTAAATGGTGCTGCTGGCCTGCGTTTAGCTTGCCGCCCATGCCGTAGTTGATTCCGTTGCGGTATCCGATGCTCTGTTCCACGGTGATGCCGCCGGAATTATTATTCTGGTCAAAGCCTTTCGCAAGATTGTCGAAGGCAATGCAGCGGGTGCAACGATGGTTTGCCTGCTTGCTGTTTCCGCCCATCTTGAAGCCGTTGCCGTTTACGTCCCAAAGGGAATCGGGATATCCGAATACATTAATTCCATTGCGGAAGGTCCAGGAATCGTAAACCATGACGCTATCCGGAGAGTCGAAAAAGTCAAAACCGTCGTCAGAATTTTCCCAGGCGCGACATCCGCGGAAAACGTTTCCGGCGCCTTGAGTCTGCTTGCTGGCGAATCCGTCTGCCATGCCGCCCTTTTTCTTGGGGTCGTAATTGCGGTAAGAGTCAACGTTCTCGACCAGAGTGTGGTTGCCACCCTTGTTGATTTCGAGACCGGAGTTGCGGTTTTCAAAAAAAGCGCAGTTGATGAAGGAATTATAGGATCCGGTGACATAGGCCCCCTGGTAACCAGCGCGAGTGATTCCGATTCCGTGGAGTTCGTAGTAGCTGCCGGTCATGCTCAATCCGTAAGAGTCCTGAACGTAAGTCAGTTCGGGGAACTGAAAGTCGATGATGGCCTTGGCGTGGCCTTGGGCGTAAAACACGATGGGCTTGTCGGCGGTGCCTGACTTTTTCAGGACGATTGTATTCTTGGCGCCTTGGGTGTAGGGAACCTTGTAAGTTCCTGCTTCAAAGAACAGTGTGTCGCCTGCCGTTGCGTTTGTCATGGCGGTGACGAAATCGTCTTTCGGAGTGAGATTCTTGTTTGCTGCAAATGCGGAAACGCAAATTGCAGATGCGAAAATAGTCAGTTTGATAGCCAAATTATCCATAAACACCTCTTGAGAATTAAATTTTGAATGTTCTCAAAATGTTTCTCAAAATGAATATAGATAAAAAATCTCTTTCCCTCAATAAATAAAGCAAAATAATGTGTAAAATGTTCTCAAAAAAATACCACAAACTAGGCCCGTTTGTGGTATTTTTACGATTTTAGCGTTTTTCGCTTAAATGACTGCGTATTTACTTGCCGAATTTGGTGAAGTAACGGCCTACATTTGCGGCCTTGTTTACACGACGTCCTTTCAAATCTAGCACATGAATCCTGCTGGGATTTATAGAGGGAAGGATCTTCTTGGTGATGGCCAGAGGTGCTTCCATAATTTCGCCGATGAATACAGGGGAGGGGTCCTTCTTGAGGGCTTGTCCCCAGATGGATCCGTCAACGCTGTTTTCTTCGTCCTTGAAGTCGTGAAGGAGCTGGGCGACGGTGCCGTCCTCAAATTCTTTCCAGGAAGTTTTTAAGTCTTCACATTCGGATTCTGAGCCAGTCAGGCAGAGGGAGGCCTGGAAAACATTCTTGGTTTCGCTATATCGAGAATAGCCGAAGTATGCGCCTGTTTTTTCCGAGGATTTGATGTCGGCAATGACGTAGGCGTTGATGATCTTTGTATCAAGGCCAACACCAACGATTCCGCCCGTATAGGAATCGCCCTTGATATTTCCCTTGGCGTAAACATTAGCGATGGTGATGCCTTCGTCTTCGGGATCGAACTTTCCTGCGGTGCCTACGATGCCACCGGCGTGGTAGCCCACGTCAATTTCACCAATGAAGGATGAGTTGGAAATGCGGGAGGTTCCTTCGGCGCGGGAGGCGATGCCGCCGCCATATTCAAAGGCGCGCAGGTAGGAGTCGCGAACGTTTACGGAATCGATGGATCCGTTACGAACCCAGCCGAAGAGGCCTGCGTCTTCAAGAGCGGTTCTGTTAACGTAAATACCGCTAACGGTGTGGCCGTGACCATTGAAGGTTCCGCTGTACATGACGGAGTCCACGCCGCTAATGAGGCGTGCGTCGCCGATGGGGTTCCAGGCTACCAGATTGGAGCCGTCGCCAATGAGCTGGTTGGCGCTATCCAGAATGTTCTTGTTGATCACGATGTCGTCGGTCAGTTCACCGCAGGCGGACATGTTTCTTTCAATGTCGCCCAGGCCTTCGTTTACGATGGTGGCGAATGCATAAAGTTCAGGAACGGTACCAATCTGGTAGCAATCGTTCTTCACTGCGGGAGCCTTCTGTTCCATCCAGTTGGCGTAAAGAATCTTGGCGCCAGTAGCCTTGTGATCAAGGGTAGTGAACTTTGCTGCAGAAGCATCTTCGCTTTCGCTCCAGCCCGTAAAGATGTAACCTTTACGTGTGGCGGAGGGAAGGGGAGATGTGATTCCCGGAACGTAGTAGTTCAAGATATAGCCCAGCTCGCCGCCCTTGGTGTCCAGGGTGAGGCTTGCGGCAGTTCCCTTGCTCAGTGTGGGGTGCGTGTCGGATTCGCCCTGCTTCCAGACGGAAGCGTCTACGCCTTCGTAATTGGAACTGATAAACTTCTTGTAGATGGTGCCGTCGGCGATTTCTTCCGGAGTGGCGTTAGGCTTGTCGCAATCGATTTCGCTTGCGGGGCAGACATGGGCGCTGAATGCGTTTACGATTTCGACAGAGACATTGAAACCGTTAAAAAAGCTTTTGGCGGCGCCGTGTTGATTGGGTGCAGAAAGGTTTCCGCTGCTGTAGACGTTAATCAGATGGGCAAATTTCTTGATGTAACCGACAATGCAGGCTGCGTCACCCTTCTGGGAGGTGATATCGCCTGTGTTGTAGGAATTGGCGATGTATGCGTTGTCATAGACATAGCTTGCGATACCGCCTACATAACCTGTGGTAACGTATACATTTCCGGTGTTATAGCTGTTGGTAACGCGGAGGTTTCCCTGGGTGTGTCCTACAAGGCCGCCAGCTGAAGTTGAAATGATGTTTCCGGAATTGTGGGATCCGTTCATGTTGATGTTGGTATATTCGTAAGCTTCTCCCACGAGACCGGCTGCAGCTGCTTTACTATTGATGCTTGCTTCGTTGTAACATTCGTTCATGGACAGGGAAGAGTGTTCTTCCATAAGGCCTACAAAACTTCCTGTAGTGCCACCTACGTTGGTGTTGTTGAAGTAGGAGTCGACGATGCCCAGGGAGTCAATGACCACGTTGCCGTAAATATTGGCGAAAAGGCCTGCTTTTTGATACTCGTTCCCGTTCAGGTAAAGGCCGCTGATGGTGTGGCCTGCACCGTGGAAGGATCCTTTGAAATTATGGATGGGAATCCAGGAGATGAAGTCGTTTTCTTCGTTGACGTCGCCGGATGCGGTGAGGAGGTTTTTATTGACTACGATGTCCTTGGTCAATACACCGCAGGCGGTGGGGTCTTTTTCGGCTCCATCGATGCCTTCTTCGACTAGGGCGGCAAAACCGTAGAGTTCACCTATGTTGCTAATCTGGTAGCACTTGGTGGTAGGATCTTGCTGGGGAAGCCTAGTGGAGATCTTGGGAGGGTCTGCTAAAGCGATGGTGGGTAATAGCAATGCGGCTGCACCGCAAATGATTTTATTTTTCATTTGTTCTTCTCCAAAACTAAATCCAGAGAAGAATATAGTAACAGCAAGCTTATTTGTAATTATGTTACTTGTAAACTCTGATGTAATCTACTAACATTTCGGCGGGGAACTGGGCGTCGTCAATATCAAATCCTGGCCAGGTTCCGCCTACAGCTACGTTCAGTATGAAGAAAAAGGGCTTATGGAACGTCCCCATGTCACCGCTTGCGTCCTTGATGTCAATTTCTTGGTATTTAAAGTCGTCCACGTACATGGCGATGACATTCTTGTCCCAGACCATCTTGTAGTTATGGAATTCGGTAATGTCTAGCTGCTTGCTGGTGCCGTAGTAATCCTTAGTGCTGTTACCG
This window harbors:
- a CDS encoding right-handed parallel beta-helix repeat-containing protein, producing the protein MDNLAIKLTIFASAICVSAFAANKNLTPKDDFVTAMTNATAGDTLFFEAGTYKVPYTQGAKNTIVLKKSGTADKPIVFYAQGHAKAIIDFQFPELTYVQDSYGLSMTGSYYELHGIGITRAGYQGAYVTGSYNSFINCAFFENRNSGLEINKGGNHTLVENVDSYRNYDPKKKGGMADGFASKQTQGAGNVFRGCRAWENSDDGFDFFDSPDSVMVYDSWTFRNGINVFGYPDSLWDVNGNGFKMGGNSKQANHRCTRCIAFDNLAKGFDQNNNSGGITVEQSIGYRNGINYGMGGKLNAGQQHHLRNNVSYKGKSADSFTSGSEQTTNAWDLSISVANSDFLSLDTSLARGRDAQGNLSTGNLFKLASSSKLIDKGTNIGYEYSGKAPDLGPYEYAATAQSSSSSAKSSSSSSVASSSSQVTEISSSSEVVESSSSCEATLRINRPETARINLRGKQHFNALGKKVKGAERYRITFTN
- a CDS encoding type II toxin-antitoxin system RelB/DinJ family antitoxin, whose protein sequence is MANAVLQIRTDADVKAKCDELFKDLGITISDAVNMFLRQCLIHEGLPMEIKRQRPNTATPQALAEAKQLEQDPNKKVYSNFQELLSEVQSDA
- a CDS encoding FISUMP domain-containing protein, which gives rise to MMAPIFPDWRLRRSGIITFKAESVYVRNGELKMEISAPSIKKGQYFLNISDDSPACFYYQYGFENSQQKDLCGKYTFDNKFTCRKNLHAKKIKSINITKELTSPINEFQISKNDKKKVLQQMPDIIDSRDNQAYKAVKIGKHTWMAQNLNYPTANSLCYDNSEANCKKYGRLYDHEEALTVCPAGTHLPSMDEFNDLYETVHGKDTKKGIIDDKSWKYTKGSNEYGFSAKPAGSGSKTKRTGLDALLKKDKYDFDFRDLGESTFFWSKDKARNGHDVQCMYLGSSPYREYDHISLDRCDTDRNRSVRCVKD
- a CDS encoding hybrid sensor histidine kinase/response regulator gives rise to the protein MKQDFSAKNARTRMFLVYVVTLILTFLALVFILTITFQSFSNMAKEDLLKIGNKSVAETAERLNNYVVNARRTLETTTQNVEYLMDRKSSVKELESLIRYQSEKYKANIDTSFTGLYGYINETYIDGVGWVPDSDYEPTKRPWFQDAFRARGEVAVGAPYLDSQTGRLVLSLSQRLSDKHSVIAIDMFMDELETYVSSKTTDGLDFVLVVDPDGSVVAHSDSTQLMKNYLSPEYSGTDNENLVRQLLLAHEQVFEFVSSTGEKRIVFSSISNENWYVAMVVDEEKFYEAVHATMKRNIFISLIIFVILFVFSTSSYRNRVRALNSSRAKSTFLANMSHEIRTPINGIIGMNTILMRECGDPNIREYSQNIQSASHALLALVNDILDISKIESGKMQLVNARYELFSVLNDCYSIASPRAKAKSLDFEIKVDPNIPSVLFGDEVRLRQIMNNLLSNAIKYTEKGKITFEVGYKELSVSKKSPSASVEICVKVTDTGIGIKEEDFKKLFNTFQRLDENRNRNIEGSGLGLNLVKTLVDMMGGELKVDSVYGEGSTFEFTVLQTVLLHEPIGKFEDRYKSYVALGEEVDLKFLAPDAKILVVDDVDMNLKVARGLLKVTKAQVDSAMSGRVALDLARDRTYDLILLDHMMPEMDGVETFHKLREMPQYADGKIPVIMLTANAVMGAKEMYLKEGFSDYVTKPIREGQLLSVLKKYLPADLVLPYSEEKVAALDAPKPLLAENPNVPLMEKLKFLDAAVGMGYCMNDEAFYREMLEEYSGCNHLDEIEKLFEAKDYANYRVAVHALKSTSLTIGAKILSEMAKALEFACKDNDFDFVEKNHRQCMDLYKETVDHIKIAIS